The DNA sequence CGGTTCGCGCCCGCGAGTCCTTCTTTCATTTCGGCTATGATCTGCTCGATTTCCTGAATGGGATCGTCTGCATTTTCCAGCAGATGAGTCAAATTACAGGTCACAATATCAGTGAGCCGGCTGAAATAGCTCATTCCCCTCTTCTCCGTACTGTTTCAGTTAATTGATGAAAATGGATGCGATTTCCCAGGCCCGCTCACACCAACGCAATCGGTTGCCGGTGGGTTCATATCTTTTTAAAGTTCGTGATATCTTAATTTTGTTGCGGGCCAGTGACGCCCATCAGTTTCAGTTTTTCCCGCAGTTTTTCCCTGGCCAGCCGCAGACGACTTTTGGCCGTGGCCAGGTTCGTTTCCATGACGTCCGCGACCTCGTTCAGGGTCAGTTCGGAATAATGGTGCAGTGTGAAGGTCAGTCGCTGGTCTTCAGGAATTGTTCCCAGCAGTTCATCTACAATCAACGCTAATTCCTTAATATTTGCCTTCTCTTCCGGCGAGACGACCTCGCTGGCCAGTCGGTTCAGAGAATCGTCTTCGTCCTGTTTTTTTCCCGTATACGCTTTGATCAGGGCATCATGCGACTGTCGGCGGATGCTGTCGATCATCAGATTGCGGGCCACTCGATACATCCAGCCCCGGAACCGTCCCTGGGGCAGGTAATCCCACGACTGGTTGTAGACCCGCAGCAGCGTTTCCTGGGACAGGTCTTCAGAGAGCTGGGAGTCGCGGGTGTTCCGGAAAAAAAATCCAATCAGGGGGCCCTGATATTTTTCCACCAGTTCATCGAAGGCGCGCTGGTCACCACTTTGAATTCGAATCATTAATTGATCGTCTTCTGTCATGATGACCTTTCTGGAAAAAACAGGTGCTGTGCAAGAAACTGGTCGGGTTCCTGAACCGCAATCTGCAATGTTATTCTAATATTGTGATCACAATTCCTGTAGAATTCACCTCTAAACCGCTAACATTTCAGTGTGTCACCCGATTTCACTTAAATCAACAACCAGAATCCCTGATTCGACGCGTCATATCGGATCAGTCAGTGTTGTTGCGTCAGTCAGGATCAAGTTGTGTCGCTCACGGATACTGTCAAAATTGAACTGAAATATGGTCAGACTGGGGATTTCCAATGTGAAATCCCGTCCGAAAGAGTCATCTGCTACCATCAGTCGCCCGAACCATTGTCCGATGTGAAGCAGAAGATGCAGCAGGCATTAAACAGCCCACTGGAACTCCCGCCTCTCAATCTGGCAATTGTACCGGGAGATAAAATTACCATCCTGGTTGATCCACAGGCACCGGAAGCCGGAGCCATCATCGATGCCGTCTGGGCGTACCTTTTAAAATGTGGAATTTCGATCGAAGATCTGACGATTCTGCAGGCCGCCGTTGATTCTGAGGGTGGGGTATCGGAACTTCAGAACTCAGTGTCAGACGAATTGCAGCAACAGGCGAACTGGGTCGTTCACAATCCTGAGTCTCAAGACGACCTCGGATACTTGGGTACGTCGACGGGAGGCGAACGCATTTACCTCTCCCGCCATCTGCTGGAAGCGGATTTCATTTTGCCGATCGAAAAAGTTGGCTACGATCCGCTCATCGGATATGCGGGGGGCGGCAGTTCGCTGTATCCCGGCTTCTCCTCCATGGAAGCGATCGTCAGAAGTCGAGGGCAGTCGCACCGTGAGCTGACTCCGTCCGACAGTCGGCCCCTGCGGCAGTTGATTGACGAAGTGGGCTGGATGCTGGGATTGCAATACAGCCTGCAGGTCATTCCTGCCGGCGGTCAACAGGCTGCGGATATTATATTTGGCAGCCTGGAAGCTGCATTTAGAAAAGGCAAGGAACTGCTCGATCGTGTCTGGCGCGTCGAGCCGGAATATAAAGCCGAGATGATCCTGGTTGCCATAGAGAGCGGACCAGCGGGGCACCAGTGGAATCAGCTGGGAAGCGTACTGGAGACGGCACGCAATCTGGTGACGCAGGATGGTCGCGTTGTGTTACTGACTCAAATCGACGCTGACTTTGGTGAGGGCATGCAGTTGCTGGCCAGTTGTCATGAACCACTGGATGCGATCAAACCACTCCGTGACAAACTGCCATTGGATCTGGTGGCTGCGACCCAACTTGCGCTGGCGGGCGACTGGGCGCTGGTCTGTCTGTTAAGTCAGGCGGACAGTGACCGGGTCGAAGATCTGTTTATCATCCCCCTGGAAGACGAAGCAGAGATCCGCCGCCTGCTGCAGACCGACGAGACAGTCACCGTGATCGCTTCTGCGCAGCATACCTACGGTCAACTCAAGCAGGACTGAGTGGATTTGCGACTCAAGTGATCGGCAGGCTGGCAGATTTAAGCACCGTTTCCTGCACGTCCAGATCATGCTGATAGGAAAAGTCCATATCTTTTTCGCGTCGGATGATTCGAGCCATGTCCGCCACATCATCCTGGTAACGGGTATATCCGTCGAAGGAAATTTCCTGTGAACCTTTTAGGTACTTGCCTTTGGCTTTCTCAAGAGTCAGTTTTGCCGTCGGTCGTGCGAATGGTTGCAGATGATAAGTGCCTTCGGAACCACAGACAACAATATGGCGTCGATTGAAACCATCCACTTCATTACAACTTGATTTTACCGTGGCCAGCGCCCGGGGATATTGAAACACAGCCAGCATGTTGTCCTGCAGTTGATCGTCGATTTGAGAAGCATGCTGTGAGAACGCAGTGACGTTTTCGGGGCGGCCCAGAATCTGAACGACCAGGTCGATCACATGGCATCCCAGTTCAAACATCATTCCTCCCGGCTGGGGTTCGAGTTTAGTTCGACTGGTGGAATCCATCTTCTTGCTGATGACCGTGTGTACTTCAAACGGTTCGCCCAGCCAGCCTTTCTGCAGAAGATCTCGCAGCAGCACCACGCCGGGATTGTAGCGATACATATAACCCATCTGCAGCAGCAGGTGTTTCTGGGCGGCCTGATCCAGAATTCGTTTGAAGTGGGGTAGTGAAAGTCCGGCCGGTTTATCGAGATGGATGTGTTTGCCCGCCCGAATGCAGGTTTCCGCAGTACTCAAGAGATCGGGGACCTCGGTTTCCACGGCGACCGCCTGCAGACCATCGATATTGAGCAGTTGCTCTTCCGTCAGAAACGGGAGCCCCTGGTAAATGCCCGTCGATTCTGCATACTTGCGAAGTTGTGGGTCGGGTTCTACGACGCCTACAACTTCATAGTCGGCCGATTTGCGAAAGGCCTGCATCTTTCCGCCGGCGTGAGGGTGTCCGACACCGATCTGTCCGACTTTGATCTTGTCTACCATGCTGGTTCCTTCGGGCTGTAAGCGAGTGATTCCATATCTGGTTCGAATTGCCAGCTAAAGGAATGACATCCGTTCGCCGGGGGTTTAGAATAAATCTGCTTCAATCCTAAACCATCGTCGTAGGAAAAACCATTCATTTCGATCTTCGTCCCAGAAGGAAATCTGATGCTTCGCTCGCTGGTTCTTACCTGCCTGTTCTGCTGGATGCTTGGTCTGCTCACGCCACTTTATGCTGCTCCTGAGAGACCAAACATTGTTCTGTTTTTCATCGACGACCTGGGCTGGCGTGACGTCGGCTACATGGGGAGTGACTTCTACGAAACACCCCATATCGACCAGCTTGCACAGGAATCAATGCGATTCTCTTCGGCTTATGCAGCAGCACCGAACTGTGCACCAAGTCGAGCCTGTCTGATGTCAGGACAATACACCCCGCGACATGGCGTTTACACAGTTGGTGATCCGGCACGCGGTAATGACCGCTATCGCAAGCTGATCCCCGCCCAGAATAATGTCGTGCTGGCAGATCGATTTG is a window from the Gimesia benthica genome containing:
- a CDS encoding RNA polymerase sigma factor, encoding MTEDDQLMIRIQSGDQRAFDELVEKYQGPLIGFFFRNTRDSQLSEDLSQETLLRVYNQSWDYLPQGRFRGWMYRVARNLMIDSIRRQSHDALIKAYTGKKQDEDDSLNRLASEVVSPEEKANIKELALIVDELLGTIPEDQRLTFTLHHYSELTLNEVADVMETNLATAKSRLRLAREKLREKLKLMGVTGPQQN
- a CDS encoding lactate racemase domain-containing protein, whose product is MSLTDTVKIELKYGQTGDFQCEIPSERVICYHQSPEPLSDVKQKMQQALNSPLELPPLNLAIVPGDKITILVDPQAPEAGAIIDAVWAYLLKCGISIEDLTILQAAVDSEGGVSELQNSVSDELQQQANWVVHNPESQDDLGYLGTSTGGERIYLSRHLLEADFILPIEKVGYDPLIGYAGGGSSLYPGFSSMEAIVRSRGQSHRELTPSDSRPLRQLIDEVGWMLGLQYSLQVIPAGGQQAADIIFGSLEAAFRKGKELLDRVWRVEPEYKAEMILVAIESGPAGHQWNQLGSVLETARNLVTQDGRVVLLTQIDADFGEGMQLLASCHEPLDAIKPLRDKLPLDLVAATQLALAGDWALVCLLSQADSDRVEDLFIIPLEDEAEIRRLLQTDETVTVIASAQHTYGQLKQD
- a CDS encoding Gfo/Idh/MocA family protein, translated to MVDKIKVGQIGVGHPHAGGKMQAFRKSADYEVVGVVEPDPQLRKYAESTGIYQGLPFLTEEQLLNIDGLQAVAVETEVPDLLSTAETCIRAGKHIHLDKPAGLSLPHFKRILDQAAQKHLLLQMGYMYRYNPGVVLLRDLLQKGWLGEPFEVHTVISKKMDSTSRTKLEPQPGGMMFELGCHVIDLVVQILGRPENVTAFSQHASQIDDQLQDNMLAVFQYPRALATVKSSCNEVDGFNRRHIVVCGSEGTYHLQPFARPTAKLTLEKAKGKYLKGSQEISFDGYTRYQDDVADMARIIRREKDMDFSYQHDLDVQETVLKSASLPIT